The Triticum dicoccoides isolate Atlit2015 ecotype Zavitan chromosome 6A, WEW_v2.0, whole genome shotgun sequence genome has a window encoding:
- the LOC119319472 gene encoding glutamate receptor 3.1-like: protein MDIAFLMLLVLSLLLFPNGICKSLATGPPVVNIGSILQFDSTTGGVVAVAIHTALEDINSDPTVLNGTTLKVQIKDTNCFDGFLGMVQALQFMETDVIALIGPQCSTISHTISYVANELRVPLMSFASDATLSSIQFLFFVRTGPSDLCQMAAVAEADYNHWKIVTAIYIDNVYGRNGIAALDDALTLKRCKISYKVGFPSNAKRSDLINLLVSVSSMESRVIILHTGTEPGLKLFSMAHQLNMMGNGYVWIATDWLSAYLDANSSVPVETISGLQGVLTLRPHIPNSKMKSNLVSKWSTQSKKYNYSDVCINTYGFYVYDSVWAVAHALDAFFDDGGRISFSNDLHDGTGGTLHLEAMSIFDMGNKLLEKIRKINFRGLSGQVQFDAVGNLLHPAYDIINVIGNGMRTIGFWSNYSGLLSTVSPEALDSKPPNTSLANQHLYDVIWPGETAQRPRGWVFPSNAKQLKIGVPNRFSFKEIVTVDNATGSMKGYCIDVFTQALALLPYPVSYKFVPFGNGTENPNYDKLVQMIESNDFDAAIGDIAITMRRTVTFDFTQPFIETGLVILAPVKEHITSSWAFLQPFSLEMWCVTGLFFLTVGVVIWILEHRINDDFRGSVCQQIITIFWFSFSTLFFAHRENTMSTLGRGVLIIWLFVVLIIVSSYTASLTSILTVQQLDTSIKGIEDLKNSNDPIGSQVGSFAQDYMVKELNISRSRLRALGSPQEYAEALKIGPKEGGVMAIVDERPYVELFLSTYCKIVVAGTDFTSRGWGFAFPRDSPLQVDLSTAILSLSENGELQRIHAKWLNTGECTTDNSELVDSNQLRLESFLGLFLICGVACVLALLLYFGIMLCKYLRHEPWKSLRRFISFVHGKEPPKNKERRSMSLPGSSTPTTPMSSHSSLDMERPARPVRNGSIIDMDS from the exons ATGGACATAGCTTTTCTCATGTTGTTGGTTCTTTCTCTGCTCCTGTTCCCTAATGGCATCTGCAAGAGTTTAGCCACAGGACCTCCTGTTGTGAATATTGGGTCTATTCTTCAGTTTGACTCCACCACCGGGGGTGTTGTGGCAGTTGCCATCCATACAGCCTTGGAAGATATCAACTCTGATCCAACAGTTCTAAATGGAACTACACTAAAGGTTCAAATCAAGGATACAAATTGCTTTGATGGTTTCCTTGGCATGGTTCAAG CTTTGCAGTTCATGGAGACTGATGTTATTGCACTCATTGGCCCTCAGTGCTCCACAATTTCTCATACCATTTCATATGTAGCAAATGAGCTTCGAGTCCCTTTGATGTCCTTTGCTTCTGATGCAACTCTTTCATCGATACAGTTCCTGTTCTTTGTCAGGACGGGTCCCAGTGATCTCTGTCAAATGGCGGCTGTGGCAGAAGCTGACTACAACCACTGGAAGATAGTGACTGCCATATACATTGATAATGTTTATGGTAGAAATGGCATTGCtgctttggatgatgcactcactttAAAGCGCTGCAAAATATCCTACAAGGTTGGGTTTCCTTCCAACGCTAAAAGGAGTGACCTCATAAATTTGTTGGTTAGTGTCAGTTCTATGGAGTCTCGTGTTATCATTCTCCATACTGGAACTGAACCTGGACTCAAGCTTTTCTCTATGGCACACCAACTGAACATGATGGGCAACGGCTATGTGTGGATTGCAACTGACTGGCTGTCTGCATATCTTGATGCTAATTCATCAGTTCCTGTTGAGACTATATCTGGCCTGCAAGGTGTTCTTACTTTACGGCCACATATTcccaactcaaagatgaagagtaaTTTGGTCTCCAAATGGAGCACGCAAAGTAAAAAGTACAACTACAGTGATGTTTGTATAAATACTTATGGTTTTTATGTTTATGATAGTGTCTGGGCAGTAGCTCATGCTCTGGATGCCTTCTTTGATGATGGTGGTAGGATTTCCTTTTCAAATGACTTGCATGATGGAACTGGAGGAACTCTTCACCTTGAAGCAATGAGCATTTTTGACATGGGAAATAAATTACTGGAGAAGATTAGAAAGATAAACTTCCGTGGGTTATCTGGGCAAGTGCAATTCGATGCTGTAGGCAACCTCCTTCACCCTGCGTATGACATCATAAATGTCATCGGAAATGGCATGCGGACCATTGGTTTTTGGTCAAACTATTCTGGCTTGTTGTCGACTGTCTCTCCAGAGGCTCTAGATTCAAAGCCTCCTAATACTTCTCTAGCCAATCAGCATCTCTATGATGTTATTTGGCCTGGGGAGACTGCACAGAGGCCTCGAGGATGGGTTTTTCCTTCTAATGCCAAGCAGTTGAAAATTGGTGTTCCCAACAGATTTAGCTTCAAAGAGATCGTCACGGTAGACAATGCTACTGGGTCAATGAAGGGTTATTGCATCGATGTCTTTACTCAGGCATTGGCTTTGCTTCCTTATCCTGTTAGTTACAAGTTTGTACCTTTTGGGAATGGTACTGAAAATCCTAATTATGACAAACTCGTACAGATGATTGAATCAAAT GATTTTGATGCAGCTATAGGGGATATTGCAATTACAATGAGGCGGACAGTAACTTTTGATTTCACCCAGCCATTCATTGAAACAGGCTTGGTTATCTTGGCTCCGGTTAAAGAGCATATAACATCGTCCTGGGCATTCTTGCAGCCATTTAGTTTGGAGATGTGGTGTGTTACAGGGCTATTCTTTCTTACTGTGGGTGTGGTTATTTGGATTCTTGAACATCGGATCAATGACGATTTCCGTGGTTCAGTATGTCAACAAATAATAACTATTTTCTG gtTCAGCTTTTCGACTTTGTTCTTCGCACACA GAGAAAATACTATGAGCACCTTAGGGCGTGGTGTCCTGATCATATGGCTGTTTGTTGTTTTGATAATTGTATCCAGCTATACCGCGAGTCTTACTTCCATCCTGACCGTGCAACAACTCGATACTTCTATAAAAGGAATCGAGGACCTGAAAAATAGCAATGATCCTATTGGTTCCCAAGTTGGTTCTTTTGCACAAGACTACATGGTCAAGGAGCTCAACATCTCACGGTCAAGGCTAAGAGCTCTTGGTTCACCACAAGAATACGCTGAAGCCCTCAAGATAGGCCCTAAGGAAGGAGGTGTTATGGCCATTGTCGACGAGCGCCCCTATGTTGAACTGTTTTTGTCAACCTACTGCAAGATTGTGGTAGCTGGCACAGATTTCACCAGCAGAGGATGGGGCTTT GCATTTCCAAGGGACTCCCCTTTGCAAGTAGACCTCTCCACCGCAATCCTGTCTCTGTCAGAGAATGGGGAGCTGCAGCGGATCCATGCCAAATGGCTCAATACAGGGGAGTGCACAACTGACAACAGTGAGCTTGTCGACTCGAACCAGCTCCGCCTTGAGAGCTTCCTTGGTCTGTTCCTAATCTGTGGTGTGGCATGTGTTCTCGCGCTGCTACTCTACTTTGGTATCATGCTATGCAAATATCTGAGGCATGAACCGTGGAAGAGCCTCAGAAGATTCATCTCGTTCGTCCATGGGAAGGAGCCGCCGAAGAACAAGGAGAGGCGGTCCATGAGCCTGCCTGGAAGCTCGACGCCAACAACGCCGATGAGCAGCCATAGTTCCCTTGACATGGAAAGGCCGGCCAGGCCAGTCAGAAACGGTAGCATTATTGATATGGATAGCTAA